From the Argentina anserina chromosome 3, drPotAnse1.1, whole genome shotgun sequence genome, the window CAGAAGCTTTCCACGAAAAATATGAACCTGAAGGATCAACCTGTAGAGAAAATCATGTTCAGTTGCAGAAACAACACATAGAAACAGTAAATGGCCAAACTAATTGGCTGCCAATAACATGTTGCAGAGTTGAAATACCTGGAACAGTTGGGGACCACTGTCATCGAATCCAGCAACCAGAAGAGATACTCCAAAAGGCCTCACACCACTACAAAGAAAGGAAAGAGTGATATTATGATACATCAATCCATCTTACATAGTTCATTCAAGTTTTTTCTATCTGGTAACTCTCATTCAGTCAAGTTCAAAATCCGGTGCATGTTTTAAAATAAGAAATCTTCTGGTTTTGAGGTAATGTAATACTCCTGTTTTTGTATTTCAGTACTTCTTAAAGCTCTTTCTATCAGTtgagaaaaagaataaaatagTTCACTATCCATATATGAAGAGTTTGGTAATCACCCAGATTGAGTAAACTCTTGCATCACAGCAGCAGTTTCCCTCACAAGTTGAGTAACAGGGATTGGTTCCTACAAATAAaagattaacacaaattatAACCTTCACATTTAAACTAACATCACATCTGTTGTTGTAGTTTGTATGTAAAGAAATGATGACTGTTCACCACGTCAAATCTTGAaaacataaaattaaatatggAGAGAGAACATTTGAATACCTTATATAACTGATGATACTGTACTGCCTGCTTCCTGCTTTTCCGAACCAATACTCGAAAGTCAGGACCCATACCACTGCGGAATAGAAAGTAATTGTGAGACGCGATTTCAAAGATTATAACTTGCAGAATTGTTATAAATGCTAGTATGAACAGGCTACTAGGAAGCATCCACAGTATGAAGGATCACCCCTACACTATACTAAGAGATTAATTGTCCTAACTACAGGAGGTACAGAACGAACAAACCTGTAAACAACTCCAATATTTGGTGTCAAACACTGTATCTTTTGAACCTGGTCAAAGAAATGCATCTCATTCAGAACCCAAGCAGATAAAAACTCACAACAAACTTAACCACATTACAAAGGGAAACATCAATTTTGACTTACGGATGCTTCATCAACCAAGATGGAGGGTAGCTTCTTCTCAGTGGCAATAACAACCCCATTTGAAGCTGCAGTAATCAAGTATACTCAATTAAACACCAACATCCACATCTAGAGACAAACTCAGCACTTCAAATTCCTCCTCTCGTATCACATCAGCAGGCCATAAACATCCCCTATTTTTAACACAGTTTTATTTTCGATATCCAAGTAGGGCCAATTCAGAGCAGAAGTCATATCAGACACCTAGCTAGCTCAAATGTAAAAAAGTCTCATTCTACATCAAATTTACAGATTCAAACCAAGACCAAACGACATTTCGATTCCGAATGTATTCAATCTAACTCTCATCCATGTATAAGATCAAACATTTCAATTCCAGCTCAATTCTTATTAGGTCAATTAAACACTCCACACCTCCTGACCTAAACCCTATCCCTGCTCCAATCCATCACACCAAAAACTACAAACCCAAAAACTCTGAACCCAAAAACTCTGATTCATTCGTCAAATCACAAAGACTAGAAAAACACTAGCACCCACAAAGCTTAAAGAAACAAAGAGCAACATTACCTTTGATCCCCAAAGAGgtctgacccgacccgactGCCGTCAAAGCGTGCTCGATCTGCACGAGCTTCCCTGAAGGACTGCCCAACACAAACCCTAATTTAACCAAAAACCACAAAAAACCCAACCACAAATTTCTGCACTGAAATCGGCTTACCTGAAAGTGGTGAGAGAAAACGAGTACTGGCTATCGCCCATGGTGCGCTGGAGAGAGAAAGTGAAGCTTTTTTTTGGGTAAAGATTGAAGCTTTTGCTTTGTTctgaggaagaagagagagatttGAGTGTAGTAATAGCTCTGCTTTTCTTGTTGGAGAAGAAGGGTGTTTAGTTAGTAGAGATGATTGGGCTTTGAAATTATTGGGCTTTGAGCCCAATTATCTTAGCCCACCTAGATCTCACGTTGAATAAGAAAATTCTGAAGGAAGGGGGGTATGATTGTCAATGTAACTcaccaactttttttttttggttaaaactTACAAACCTAATAACGTACAGTATATCTGGATTTAGATTTCAAACTAAAAAGGCTAGGATCGCAACACCATATATAGCAGGTTTCTGCTGCAAAGATTTAGGTCTTCTTACGTAGTTTACGTCTTtgcaaaaacaaattaaatgctCATCGACCATGGTAAGAAAGATACTTGTTTCTATAGGCGAGCTAGTTTATAAGTTAAACTATGTtaattattaataaaaaaacataagtgaagaacATGATTTCTCCGATAATTATGATCTGATTATTGCGGCCATATATCCACAGAGCACTAATGTGAATTATCTAGCAACGGATCACATGACTTCTTCTTTCCCGGATCactttcataatttgaatctTGGCCAACTCCTGCCAGTAAGCGATTGATAAATTTCATCaggtattatatatttataaatcgAATGAACGAAGTATTAATTCCATGTATACTACGTAGTTACTAGGTGGATTAATGGGCCCTTAAATTTGTATAGAGAGAGGAAGCTAACATGTCTATTTTATAGTACGTACCATACCATATAGTGGTACCCTAGCACCAAAATCGACACCGCGACACCAACATAGGGCAACACCGTGACACTAACATGGCCCAACACCGCGATACGGTAAATCTTAAAAATCTAGATCCCGACACGGCCTCGACACgacaatttatatataatttaatatatattaatatgtaaatatatatatatatatatatattaatgttctTCTGCTATTGTTTAGAGATAGTCAGATCATCATACTCCCTTACCACGACCCGCACAAGCCCATTGTACACATCTTTCCACAGCTTCCTTTGTTCGGCAATGTTCACAAATCACATGGCATCCAACTCCATTCTCGAGTAAGTGATTTTATTGTTGTTGGCTCAAGCGCTGCCAGCTTGAATCACAAGGAGGGTGTTCTTCTCAGGTTTCAACCCATTTGCCAGCTTTTCTTCCCTTCTTTGGTTTCTTGCCTTCTTCCCATTCACTTCTTGCTTTGCTGCACTCCTCTGTAGACCAGATTGAGCATGATATAGAAAACTCATTAGCACAGTTTCAATCAAAACAGTCTCATCAATCACTCTAACTTTCAATACAGTGACCTTTTCCCCTGCCATAGCTTCAACTTGCTTCAACAATTGCTTATTCTTCACATCTAGCAAATTCTCAGCATCCAAACTTTTCTTGGGTTCTTGAATTCCAGAGAGACCCACTTCAGTTCCCACCACATAATCACAGATAATGTTTTCTTTTGCGTCGTCCTCTGCTTTGAAGCAAAACATAAAGAAAGTTGTGAGGTGAGAACTGAGTGTTAAGGCTTAGGGCTTaggtttaaaaaaatcaaaatgttGATGTGGCGTGTCGGAAACAGTAAGTGGCGTGTCGGTCAACGTGTCGAGCCGTGTCAAAAAAGTCAACATTTTCCGACACACCACGTGGCGTGTCAGACACCGTGTCGGGCCGTGTCGAGtagtgtcggtgctacataaGTGGTACCTAAATTATTGTTTCGTATTATTTCAACCAATTAATTTTCCAATACAtatgcacacacacacacacacatggcATTCTTTGCTTCTAGACTACAAGTTCATTGCAAAACATTGGCTTCGAGCACGGCCGCTGCAAATTTCCTATCAGTGTATATGGGAACCTAACAAACAGATCTATCTACAAATCTATGATGAAAACTTCCATTGTCTTACAATTGCGGGTGGCTTGTTTCTGGAGAGGAGTCTTACTTCTTCAGCTTTCCGAGTCAGAAACTTTGCAACGCGCCAAGTGCTTTACTTGCCCGATGCACAAAATATTGTTGCCGGCAGCTTCATGAGCTTTGCTTTTGATTCATCTACTGGTGAGTGTAAAGTGGCATGCTTATATTCGAATGAAGAGGATAAAGAAATTATAGGAATTAAAGTATTAACAATTGGAAAGGATGATGAGTGGAGGACCTTGAAACCACCCTACCAAATTAAAAGTGATAGGGTGCTGAAGAGATCCTTTACTAGAGAATTTCCAGATGAAAGGACCGCTCATTTGGTGGAAACTATCCAACTCGGAGAAGATGATTTGAAGCTAAAAGTTCTATCTTTTGATGTATGGACCGAATGTTTCACCATTCACACTCTTCCCCAAGGAGTTTTCTCAGACTTGCgaaaagtttctatttttcgTTGGAAAAATTCGGTTGCTGTTTCTGACATAGTAGGGGAAGACCTTGAAGTGTTGGTGTTAGAAGGCTTCAAGGAGCACAAATGGAGTAAGACCACTATTCCCTTAAAGTTTTTGAAGGACGATCCAGTTTTGAAAGATCAAATTCGACCTTTCATTGCATCTGGGGATGAACTCCTGTTCGAAAATGCAGTGAGAAAGAATGATCTTGTATATGATATGAAACGGGAGGTGATCATCGAGGCCGACACGCTGTCCACAGAGAAAAATGTATCTTCCGTCAAACCAAGCCTTATTACTCGTAAGGGAATGAAGTGGGAGTATCAGGGAGCGCGCAATATGTCATTGTAGCTAGCTAGTTTCTGTTATGTTGTGTACTGTTACTGAAATTTTCTCTTACCAACCATTGAAACAAGAGTCCTTATGAAGTCTGCTAGGGTATTTGCAACATGAATCTAGATTCATATCTCCATAACGTGCCTGATAGAAAACATGCACTGTATATGATAAAGAGAAATGCAGCACAAAATTTCATTTGCATTTGCATCAGTGAATTCAACATTTCAGCCTATATATTTAACCTCAAGTGGTGTATAGCAGCTATCCCTTAGAAGTTAGAATATAACAAGATCATACTATCATCGTATATCCCCACGTCTAAGAAAGCCTTTAAGGCACTGTGTTAAtcctatttaaaaaaaacactagCTAGGATCCCCATATATGCTTCGTACATTATTTTCACTTTTCCAAAATCATGATctaatatatactgtatatgtACGTATGTACAAATTTTGGGGCCTCTAGAACGATTATAAAGTTCTCCTAATTGCACTGATTGTGTACATCCAAAGTATTATTCCAAACTCGGGGAATGATAAAGTTCTGCTGtgtgaaaatcaaaaacatggATCGGGCCGTCGGGTTGCTAATGTGGATCATAACTAACTTGACCCGTACCCACCAACCCGACCCGTTTAATACTACCTGCAAAACCCTTCTTCTCCAACACGAAATCATTCTATAAATCCAGCACTACCAGAAACCCAGAGAGACTCCTCATCGCTCTCTTCATCCGAATCATCAggtaactctctctctctctctctatctgtATCTATACACTCGTGTATGACTCTTTTAACTTTCTTGAATCAAACCTGTAAGCTCAAATTTGTCTCGCAAAATGCTCCGTTAGGTTTTTCCAGAAATCTCGATTCTTTTCCAGTTTCCGTAGCTTCAATTGTCACCAATTTCACACTCACGGTGATTAGGGATAGATCTGTCTCTGTTCTCAAAACCCCTTTCTTTGTTTCAGATCAATCTCCAGGGTTTCGCATCAGCCATCATGTTTCTCACAAGGTAAAATCACCTCAATTTTGAGTCTTAATCGCACTTAGTTATtgctaattttattttatttattctaattttGGGGGTTTTGTGTGGTGTGAAGAACTGAGTATGACAGAGGAGTGAACACTTTCTCTCCGGAAGGAAGACTGTTTCAGGTTGAATATGCCATTGAAGCCATTAAGGTAACCCAAGTTCCTAACTTTTATTCGTTTTCCGATACTATCAAGATTTTGAGCTAGAgagtttgttgttttgtgtggCTAAATTTGGAATGAAATTGTATTGAAAGTGGCTTTTGATGTGAATTACAGCTGGGTTCGACTGCCATTGGATTGAAGACAACAGAAGGTGTTGTGCTTGCTGTGGAGAAGCGTATCACTTCGCCCTTGCTGGTCTGTAAACTCTCTCTTTAGTTACTTGTCTTGCATTGTGTTTTTGGATGGTTAAACAGCGTTTATAAATGTGGCTGCAACCAAAGTTGCCGGCTAAGTGAAATTGTGAGGCTGTTACCATTGTATATTTTAGCATATCTGGATTTGTTAGTACTTGATGTGCACTAGTTTTGTTCCCCATGAATCATGGGTATCATGTAAATTATACTTTTGGTAGAGCAATGAAACCCTCTGGTAGATTTCATATTGAGTGAATGtattttgatgaacaattcagGCCCAAGGTCAATCAACCTGTTTTCCAAAcggttctttttttctttttccactTTTACTCGTGTCTTTATGGATTCATTCCTTCTTTGAATTAGACATCTGCAATGTAATATGTCGATGATACTGTGTATGATAAACTTTCAGGAACCCAGCAGTGTGGAGAAAATTATGGAAATTGATGACCATATCGGATGTGCCATGAGTGGATTGATTGCTGATGCTCGTACACTTGTTGAACATGCACGAGTGGAAACTCAGGTACTATTTGCATTGGTTTGCACAAAGATTCTTAAGCTTTTCGCTGAGACAAAAGTTTGTACTCATCTTCTATCCAATTTATCCAGAACCACAGGTTCTCCTATGGTGAACCAATGACTGTGGAGTCTACAACACAAGCTCTTTGTGATCTGGCACTACGATTTGGTGAAGGTGATGAAGAGTCCATGGTAAACACCCGTTCATTTGCCCTTTTCAATGATAATTATTTCTGACTATTATATGTAGTCAAATAGTATAGTTGCAAAGAACAAACTATGTCAGCTTTAAGTTCCTAACAATCAATATTGCTTAGAATTAGATGCTTGAAGAGCTATTCAACTCGCATTACCCATGATAAGCAAAGTTGCTTGGACTATTGAGGCTATTATGTACAAGATTAAGGTCATGGAGTCGTAATCCTCGAGTAAAATTGGTTGCATTGACATACACTAACATATATAAGTCTTATTTACTACTATATTGAACTCTGAGGCTGCAAGTTCGTAGTAATGTTGCTTCTATTAgacatttttgttgttgtaagTATCATTGAGCTATTATACTATTTATAGCCAGTAGCTAAGTACTTAAGGAGTACACGGCCAAATTGACTAACATAACTAtttattttctcaaaaaaaaaaaaaaaaaagagccaTGCTGTTGTTCTTTTGTTATGTATCATGAGTGATGGAtgatatttgtttgtttttaccTTTGCAGTCTCGGCCATTTGGGGTTTCTCTTCTCATTGCAGGTCATGATGAGCATGGACCCAGCTTGTAAGTGATATATTGTTTAATGTGCTTGGctttcatgtatttatatgtatAGAATACCATTTTATGAATTATTAGAAAGTAGTTAAGCACTCCAGAATCTTGAGTTATGACTTCACTAATATAACAAATATTATTGGGTCGCATCAGACAAAGCTGATAGTTGTGATGTTATCGTTAAGCTAGTCAATTCAGTCCGTCTGAGGAGTAGCTCAAGCCATTGGGCATACATTttgtttgaaaattttgtagaTTAGTAAACTTCAGAGGGGTCAATCTCTAATAATTTTGCACCCACGTAACCAGTAAAAGGTAAATACAATGTTTGACAAAACTGAAACTGCAAGGGTGGGAAAGTGTAATTGACAGGCCATACAActctacacacacacacgcatGCACGCACGCACATTTATACcaaataaagaaatattaaAGAAGCAAAGCTGgtgtttttcaaaattgaagAGGCAGAGCTGATCATTTTTGCGAAGTTCCTTTTGTGAACAATTAACCTGCTTAGGGAACGGCTTAGTATGAGTATCActtttaaaatttgattttgtcCTGAAACATAGAGGCAACTTTTCTTGGATTCCACCCAACAGTGTCAATATGCaatttttatcatatattattcaCCCTGTAGATTTCATGTTTGCATCATACCATATGTGTGCACATAAtggttcttttctttgtttctctgTCAACATGAATGCCTACGCTTTTTTATCTTGATGTAAACAGGAATCCTAGTTGTTGGTCTTTGTGCAGTAGTGGATTGTAAACATTGATAGATTATGAGATGCTTCAGTTCGTTGAGCTAAGAAAGGAAACATTTTTATGCAGGTACTACACTGATCCATCTGGCACCTTTTGGCAATGCAATGCGAAAGCTATAGGATCAGGTTCAGAAGGTGCAGACAGTTCTCTGCAAGAGCAATACAGCAAGGTATCCATCCTGAACATTGTCTTATTTCTATCTCAATAAGCCAAATCTGAAGTGGCTCCTGGTCTAGTAGCATATTGCTGAAATATGCTTCCACAGTTCAATAATTGGAAACCGTTTTTCTACTCACTTGTCTTCTATACGATACAAATCAacaatttgatttgattatgaTTTCAGGACTTGACTCTTAAAGAAGCTGAGACGATTGCTCTCTCCATTCTTAAGCAAGTCATGGAGGAAAAGGTGAAGCTCTTGGACTTGCTATAGATTTGAGTTAAACATTGGTGTTCTTGCCATTTATTGATTGCTCAATGGTTACTATTTGCAGGTGACTCCCAATAATGTTGATATTGCAAAGGTTTCTCCCACATATCACCTATATACCCCTTCTGAGGTGGAGGAGGTCATCAGTCGCCTGTGAATCATTTCGACTTGAATCTGTACTTGTTGTTTGGAGGAGGGTCATTAATTACCCATCAGGATATTTGGATTTGTTTCCTGTTGGTGATTTCAATGCTAAACCTTATACCCTTCTCCTGTGGCCTAAATGAAATATTGGAACCtaatgaaatttcattttgattAGAGTTGCTGTGGCATGGAACCTGTCGAACTTGTGGAATTTTATCTGAACCTAATGGAACCTGTGGCatggttttttctttcttcagaGTTGCTGCCGTTATTCTAAATGCGACTGTTTTACACGATATTGATTAGCATTTGCCGGTGCACACGTGACGtgttttattttacgtactcATCATTTGTTACTAGCAATACTTGCTAAGCCTGCTTGGCCATGGTTGGATGTATGCTTGTTGCATTTAGAcgaattgaaatgaaaactGGTCAGTTTGCCCGTGTATGCTACATGTTCACTAAATTTGCCATCAATTGACTGATTCATGTACGCTCAAGAATACAAAAGTTCGTATGAATATTTGCACTTAAATTAGCTATAAAAGTTATTCTCGAAAACTAGCAAGTGGTGAAATTAAGGAGCTTTCAACTCTTAGCACCAAAGTTAAAAGCTCCTTAATTCTTGTTATTTGCTTCATTATGAGCATAATCAAAATGACTACTTCAATTTCTAGCATGATTTCATCAtatttagattttattttcagCATGCTACGAATGTTATCACATTGCATGTCATACTAACAGTCACACTAGTAGTTACAATATCGACATTGTGACTGTTGTTGTGACTGCTTTTGTGACTGGTAGTATGACTGCACTCATGACAACCATTATGACTAGTTTTGTGAGTGTTGTcaaaaggagaaaatgaaaaagtaGGGATGAGTTCGATACAATATCGACTTGTTTTTGCCTATACCATCTACCAACCAAATCTAATtgataaagaaaaaattgtTACCATTACCAACCACCGACCCCGTGTGCTAATTTTTCGGTATATCAAGACTTTTAGTTGGTATGGTTGGTAATGGGCATTTACCAATATATGATTTAGGCCTAATTATGTGAGAAGCACAACCAGTTTAAGTTGAAAACACATTCTTATGATTTTCAAAGTACAAACAAGTACATACAAAATTTATATAGAATGTTCATTCAAGTGACTCTAAATCTTAAATGAAAGATTacaaatcgaaaaaaaaaaaattgcatggATCCGGCAAAATCAAACTATTGGTATCAATGAAGGGATGAGATTACCTATTAGTATTAAATCTATAAAAATGAATGGGTAACATTGATATATGTAATAATAGTTtaagaaaaaattaataaatataaaaatgttCAATTGGTAATGTAATACCAAACTTTGTCAAAAACATTACCATTACCATGTCAACTTCCACATATTGGCTCGGTATTATCGTATCAACACTTCGGTAGCCAACATATTAGTAACCAACGATATTTAGTTCGGTTGGTAGGTGTTTGTACGGTTTTGTTTGGCTCAATAGCcctatgaaaaagaagaacaaaagaatGACAAGAAATTACAAACATGTTTATGTTATTACGTGATTTGTATTTTTTAAGCCAACTAATACCATCCAAATATCAACATTGGCATTGTCACACATAAAACTAATCAACTACACTATCGGTCACATGATAAATTAATGAGCTACACTGCCATTCACACTACTAGATTAACACTGCCTCCAAAAGGTGAGGATCAATTACTCCAACTCTTCCTATCTCCTTCTCATATTGTCAAGGACTCAAAAATCAATGTTCATGGAAATATCGATGctttgaaaaatatatatttcgaCGAAAACAtcgattttgaaaaaaaatatcataaaCATAATTGATAATATTTGATATTAATAAGCTAggttatatattttaatgtgCATAAATCTTCTATTtttaataaagaaaaaaaatgagatttcaatggttaaatttttaaaCTACCTAAAAAGCCCATAGTTTATTAACTTTCACAAAATTGAACTTAAtgtataaaaaatattatcgtAATTTAGATATTAAACTGAAAGCAAAACCACCCCAGAAGATTGTGTGAAAGTATATaaaaaattgagagtttttgcACACGCATAGGTGTGAGTAAGAAGACTAGTTTATGATGCGACATGCATAGGTGCAGAGTTTTGGCTTGTgtggaagagagaagagatccTTTTTACGAATCTAAgttgtgctatatatagagaaaaattCGAAGGTATATGCTTAAGAATATCTCAAGGATCTTTTGTTTCACTCAaagtcttttcttttcttttctctgaaAATCGGCATACTAACCTCCGTGCATTGTTTTTGTCATAACTCTCGCTAGAGAATAGGTatttaggtgatttcaattgCATTGGAAACTAGACTTCCAtagctttctatccatattTCAGACGTTATCTGACTCATTGTGAACTGTCATGGGGAGTTTGTCAAAGGTGAATAACACGCATTGGCAGATTTCTGATTCTGATAAAGATTAGactttaattgcatatcttcttcctccttaaATTATGATTTGTTTTACACAAATTTCCTCATTtatcttcttatttatctcATGGTAATTCAATTGCATTAATCCTTCCATATTATCCTCTCTATTTGTGTTGCATTATCTCCACTCTCATTAACTATCTCCTTCAttcttttcctctcttttctcttgcCGTGTATGTCTCCTCTTTGTAACTGCACAGCTCCTCTTATCTCTCTTGTAATCTTTGACTTATCTCTTcattatttcttttctttaatttcgtgctctctctctctctctctctctctctctctctctctctctctctctctccttgcTCTTAGATGTCGTGCATTCCTCCTTCCTTTTTGTCGCAAGGACTCTTCTTTTCTCTCCTTAATTTCTAAGTCTTTATCTCtaatttaattatgaaaatcagaaaagaaaaaaaataaatacaagataattcattagTTGAACTTGTCCTAATCTAGaaaattgttgtcttaaaaaaacatacatataatAGATTAGTTCATTTAGATTAAGAAAGTTTCCATTTCACAACATGgaagttactagaataagtaagttactagaatatgaAAGTTCAATTAGGAAAGTTATGAACTAAGAGTTTCAATTCAAGTATGACTTTCCAAACTAATACATTTCCTAGTCCAACAAGGACTCCTAGAGGAAAAAGGATTCTCAACTTATCACAAATGTTACCTAAACGTCGAATAATGAatactcctaatccaactaggtttcctagttcaacAAGGAATTCTACTCTAAATAGGACTCTTGACAATTTATGCGTTATCAGTATGTTTTAGCACAATAAAGCAACCAATGTCaccaaagactcctaactcgactcaatgactcgatattacaacaataaaggTTAACTAGAGTACAAATGAAGGTAAAAATATGCTAAGAAGGTCGCACATAGTGCTCTTATTAGTTGAACATAGAAGCCTCCAAGCGTAGATCACATCAAACTTTGTCcaaatttgaaaaatttaGGGTGAGATGAAGGCTGATATCGTTAATATCTCGAGAAATTCGCTATGTGATGATATCCAAAGTCTCAAATTGCGATATTTAAGACCTTGCATGTTGTTCACCACTTTATGGGCGACGGTTCAACAATTTTACATGGGtgacttaattataattatcGAACAATTAGTGGCTCTTTTTATAATAAGTGTATAGATGAGAAGCCCCTTTTTAA encodes:
- the LOC126785676 gene encoding proteasome subunit alpha type-2-A, coding for MGDSQYSFSLTTFSPSGKLVQIEHALTAVGSGQTSLGIKASNGVVIATEKKLPSILVDEASVQKIQCLTPNIGVVYSGMGPDFRVLVRKSRKQAVQYHQLYKEPIPVTQLVRETAAVMQEFTQSGGVRPFGVSLLVAGFDDSGPQLFQVDPSGSYFSWKASAMGKNVSNAKTFLEKRYTDEIELEDAVHTAILTLKEGFEGQISGKNIEIGIIGEDKIFRVLSPAEIEDYLAEVE
- the LOC126785675 gene encoding proteasome subunit alpha type-5; translation: MFLTRTEYDRGVNTFSPEGRLFQVEYAIEAIKLGSTAIGLKTTEGVVLAVEKRITSPLLEPSSVEKIMEIDDHIGCAMSGLIADARTLVEHARVETQNHRFSYGEPMTVESTTQALCDLALRFGEGDEESMSRPFGVSLLIAGHDEHGPSLYYTDPSGTFWQCNAKAIGSGSEGADSSLQEQYSKDLTLKEAETIALSILKQVMEEKVTPNNVDIAKVSPTYHLYTPSEVEEVISRL